In Streptomyces sp. NBC_00414, a single window of DNA contains:
- a CDS encoding ankyrin repeat domain-containing protein, with the protein MSDYWTPAHFAVEHEDAETLARLLAAGTDPNEVQGNSTLLTHAIDVEGDSTLQIGRPLTVHTTAILLAFGADPQLADPDGHTPIHIAEEYDHTLAAELLRRHISRQDGAGG; encoded by the coding sequence GTGAGCGACTACTGGACGCCCGCCCATTTCGCGGTGGAGCACGAGGATGCCGAGACCTTGGCGCGCCTGCTGGCCGCCGGTACAGATCCCAACGAGGTGCAGGGCAACTCGACGCTCTTGACGCACGCCATCGACGTCGAGGGAGACAGCACGTTGCAGATTGGGCGCCCGCTGACCGTGCACACCACGGCCATCCTGCTGGCCTTCGGCGCCGACCCACAGCTCGCGGATCCCGACGGTCACACGCCCATACACATAGCCGAGGAGTACGACCACACCCTGGCGGCAGAGCTGTTGCGCCGACACATCAGCAGGCAGGACGGCGCAGGGGGATGA
- a CDS encoding sensor histidine kinase, whose translation MKWIRLMALLRRLCPATIRMRLTLLAAVLAAVPLAAAATGTALAVQASILQNAQQRSAEPDHWLRIQVKRDQATDNGKQVPRCRSAAHASQSHQRISFCRKPYDLSSGRPGPSGHEAMYDALDNQGALSLQPWTSAVPIQRPNAYPEFPGYVVLIYSLEVEQARLNTIVWSLAGGTLALVALIAGGTWFVVGRVLRPVEAIRAEFAELSARHLDRRVPVPRAGNEIARLATTMNTTLHRLQTAVDRQRQFTADASHELRTPLACLRTELELALNRPDAADWPQVVHAAHEDTIRVQELTEDLLLLARLDAEHGDRQPRRTVDLTDVVREETVRRRPPNGLDIDLHTGPGPVAVQGHPALLARVIGNLLDNAERYATSTIAVCLTHDTHHGVAVIDIFDDGPGVPPEDHQRIFERFTRLDDARAQDTGGAGLGLAIAQRIAIAHRGTLEITPSARGAHFTLRLPACLP comes from the coding sequence ATGAAATGGATACGCCTGATGGCCCTGCTGCGGCGGCTGTGCCCCGCCACCATCCGCATGAGGCTGACCCTCCTGGCCGCAGTGCTCGCCGCGGTGCCCCTGGCCGCGGCCGCCACCGGTACGGCGCTCGCGGTACAGGCCTCGATCCTGCAGAACGCCCAGCAGCGCAGCGCGGAGCCCGACCACTGGCTGCGCATACAGGTGAAACGTGATCAGGCGACCGACAACGGCAAACAAGTACCGCGATGCCGCTCCGCCGCACACGCCTCCCAGAGCCATCAGCGCATCAGTTTCTGCAGGAAGCCCTACGACTTGAGTTCCGGCCGGCCCGGACCGTCCGGTCACGAAGCGATGTACGACGCCCTCGACAACCAGGGAGCGCTGTCCCTCCAACCCTGGACTTCCGCGGTACCCATACAGCGGCCCAACGCCTATCCCGAATTCCCCGGTTACGTCGTGCTGATCTATTCGCTCGAAGTCGAACAGGCCCGGCTGAACACCATCGTGTGGTCCCTGGCCGGCGGAACACTGGCACTCGTAGCCCTGATCGCGGGCGGCACATGGTTCGTGGTCGGCCGGGTACTGCGCCCGGTCGAGGCCATCCGTGCCGAGTTCGCCGAACTCAGCGCGCGTCATCTCGACCGGCGCGTTCCCGTTCCCCGAGCGGGCAACGAAATCGCGCGTCTCGCCACAACGATGAACACCACCCTGCACCGGCTGCAGACCGCCGTCGACCGGCAGCGGCAGTTCACCGCGGACGCCTCGCACGAACTGCGCACTCCGCTCGCCTGTCTGCGCACCGAACTCGAGCTTGCCCTCAACCGGCCTGACGCCGCCGACTGGCCCCAGGTCGTCCACGCGGCCCACGAAGACACCATCCGCGTACAGGAACTGACCGAGGACCTGCTGCTTCTGGCCCGCCTGGACGCCGAGCACGGCGACCGGCAACCGCGGCGAACCGTCGACCTCACCGACGTCGTACGGGAGGAAACCGTCCGTCGCCGACCGCCGAACGGCCTTGACATCGACTTGCACACAGGGCCCGGCCCTGTCGCCGTGCAGGGCCACCCGGCTCTGCTGGCCCGCGTCATCGGTAATCTTCTCGACAACGCCGAACGCTACGCGACCAGCACGATCGCCGTCTGTCTGACCCACGACACCCACCACGGCGTAGCGGTCATCGACATCTTCGACGACGGCCCTGGCGTCCCACCCGAGGACCACCAGCGGATCTTCGAACGCTTCACCCGCCTCGACGACGCCCGCGCGCAGGACACCGGTGGTGCCGGCCTCGGCCTGGCCATCGCCCAGCGCATCGCCATCGCCCACCGCGGCACCCTTGAGATCACGCCGAGTGCCCGCGGCGCCCATTTCACTCTCCGCCTGCCCGCTTGCCTGCCCTGA
- a CDS encoding response regulator transcription factor yields the protein MRILVVEDDRRLAELLCRGLVGEGYAVDMAHDGPRGLELALENEYDVLVLDVMLPRLNGLRLCAQLRQEGVWTPVLMLTAKDGEYDQAEGLDTGADDYVTKPFSFVALAARLRALIRRGRPERPSVIRIGDLEIDPAGRHCRRGGREMALTAREFAVLEYLAGRKGQTVSKCEVLEHVWDDRFDGDVNIVEVYISALRRKLDTPFQQRSIRTVRGSGYRLDAGEGTPQ from the coding sequence ATGCGGATACTGGTGGTCGAGGACGACCGGCGGTTGGCGGAGCTGCTGTGCCGGGGCCTGGTCGGCGAGGGGTACGCCGTCGATATGGCCCATGACGGCCCGCGCGGCCTGGAGTTGGCGCTGGAGAACGAGTACGACGTGCTCGTACTGGACGTGATGCTGCCTCGTCTGAACGGCTTGCGGCTGTGCGCACAACTGCGTCAGGAGGGAGTGTGGACGCCGGTCCTGATGCTCACCGCCAAGGACGGCGAGTACGACCAGGCCGAGGGCCTGGACACCGGCGCGGACGACTACGTCACCAAGCCGTTCTCCTTTGTGGCGCTCGCGGCCCGGCTGCGTGCCCTGATCCGCCGAGGCCGTCCCGAGCGGCCCAGCGTGATCCGGATCGGAGACCTGGAGATCGACCCGGCCGGCCGCCACTGCCGACGCGGGGGCCGCGAAATGGCGCTGACCGCCCGTGAGTTCGCCGTTCTGGAGTATCTGGCCGGCCGCAAGGGCCAGACGGTGTCCAAGTGCGAGGTCCTCGAACATGTCTGGGACGACCGTTTTGACGGCGACGTCAACATCGTCGAGGTCTACATCAGCGCCCTGCGCCGCAAACTCGACACTCCCTTCCAGCAGCGCTCGATCCGCACCGTCCGGGGCTCCGGCTACCGACTGGACGCAGGCGAAGGCACACCACAATGA